A window of the Coprobacter fastidiosus genome harbors these coding sequences:
- the aroA gene encoding 3-phosphoshikimate 1-carboxyvinyltransferase codes for MNIQITAPSSCRVTIQLPASKSISNRALILNALSYSPYNIQNLSDCDDTRVMVKALESNDNHFDIHAAGTAMRFMTAFLSKIVGEWVITGSERMRQRPIGLLVDALRSLGARIEYIEKEGYPPLRIFGSALEGGELSLNGNVSSQYISALLMIAPYMKAGLTLTLSGNIISKPYILMTLQMMKQFGVTAQWNGNVIRIAPAEYKPIAFKVESDWSAASYWYEIASLSPSAEIELEGLQKNSVQGDSRIADFFVPLGISTQYTEGGIKLRHNGERCKKLTLDLSDQPDLAQTLVTTCAFKNIAFRFSGLQSLKIKETDRIEALKRELKKLGYVINDIRDSILEWNGERCQTGSSVSIDTYEDHRMAMAFAPAAFIHPGIRINHPEVVSKSYPSFWDDMKSAGFDIREQ; via the coding sequence ATGAATATCCAAATAACCGCACCTTCCTCTTGCCGGGTAACAATACAACTTCCGGCATCGAAAAGTATAAGTAACCGGGCTTTGATATTAAATGCATTAAGTTACAGCCCATATAACATCCAAAACTTATCGGATTGCGATGATACGCGAGTAATGGTAAAAGCGTTAGAATCGAATGACAACCATTTCGATATCCATGCTGCAGGTACGGCAATGAGATTCATGACGGCATTTTTATCTAAAATCGTGGGAGAATGGGTAATTACAGGATCTGAACGAATGAGACAAAGGCCCATAGGGCTATTGGTCGACGCCCTTCGTTCATTAGGTGCCCGTATCGAATACATAGAAAAAGAAGGTTATCCTCCTCTCCGAATTTTCGGAAGCGCTTTAGAAGGCGGGGAATTAAGTCTAAACGGGAATGTCAGTTCCCAATACATTTCTGCCCTTCTGATGATCGCACCTTACATGAAAGCAGGATTGACGCTTACTCTCTCCGGAAATATTATTTCGAAGCCGTACATCCTCATGACATTGCAAATGATGAAACAGTTCGGCGTTACCGCTCAATGGAATGGAAACGTCATTCGCATAGCTCCGGCAGAATATAAACCTATCGCATTCAAAGTAGAGTCGGACTGGTCTGCTGCATCTTACTGGTATGAAATTGCGTCTTTATCTCCTTCTGCCGAAATAGAATTAGAAGGATTACAAAAAAACAGCGTACAAGGAGACTCACGAATAGCCGATTTTTTTGTTCCCTTAGGAATAAGTACCCAATACACAGAAGGCGGAATAAAACTCAGGCACAATGGTGAACGATGCAAAAAATTGACGCTCGATCTCTCTGATCAACCCGATCTGGCACAAACTTTAGTAACAACTTGCGCGTTTAAAAACATCGCGTTCCGATTTTCCGGATTACAATCTCTCAAAATCAAAGAAACCGACCGTATCGAAGCATTAAAACGGGAACTAAAAAAATTGGGTTATGTGATCAACGATATACGAGATTCTATTCTCGAATGGAACGGAGAACGTTGCCAAACAGGAAGCTCGGTTTCGATCGACACATATGAAGATCACCGTATGGCCATGGCTTTCGCTCCGGCTGCATTCATACATCCGGGAATCCGAATCAATCATCCGGAAGTCGTCAGCAAATCGTACCCTTCTTTCTGGGACGATATGAAAAGCGCAGGATTTGATATACGGGAACAATAA
- a CDS encoding 4Fe-4S binding protein, translating into MLRKIRIGISLTIFLLLTFYLVDFAGILPNSFHVLAHMQLIPALLGLNLGILLFLLVLTWLTGKSYCSAICPLGIFQDIAIWISRKRDKKKHYDYRRALNRWRWGILLLIVVAGFSGFMFLVSLFDPYSAYGRIVVNVLKPLYLVVNNFLTWIFTMFDNYTFYYMDIIVTSVSALVIAFMTVLVVGYLAYRYGRIYCNTVCPVGTLLGFISKYSLFKVHIDTSKCNSCGLCARKCKASCIDSKKHEIDYSRCVVCFDCIDNCRQGAISYTLRYKKESQKNISSDEPDISKRTFVATLTAVALTAPKSAMSQSVGVLTGNKPYKKEHPLSPPGSISAEHFNQHCTACHLCVSKCPSHVLKPSLLEYGVGGILQPVMNFENGFCNYDCTLCSEICPNKAILPLTKEEKHLTQVGHVVFIEENCIVHTDNTNCGACAEHCPTQAVTMVPYRDGLTIPKINPDICVGCGGCEYVCPVRPFRAIHIEGNPVHLQAKPIQINKVDETEIDDFGF; encoded by the coding sequence ATGTTACGAAAAATACGTATAGGAATATCGTTGACGATATTCCTATTGCTCACATTCTATTTGGTCGATTTTGCCGGAATTTTGCCAAACTCTTTTCATGTTTTGGCTCATATGCAACTTATTCCGGCGTTGTTGGGTTTAAATCTCGGGATATTGTTGTTTCTGCTGGTATTAACGTGGTTGACCGGAAAGTCATATTGCTCTGCTATTTGCCCTTTGGGAATATTTCAAGATATAGCTATCTGGATTTCCCGCAAACGAGATAAAAAGAAGCATTATGATTACCGTCGGGCATTAAACCGGTGGAGATGGGGAATATTGTTATTGATCGTAGTTGCCGGTTTTTCGGGTTTTATGTTTTTGGTCAGTTTGTTCGATCCTTATAGTGCTTACGGACGTATTGTAGTCAATGTTCTCAAGCCCTTGTATTTGGTTGTAAATAATTTCTTAACGTGGATTTTTACGATGTTCGATAACTATACATTTTATTATATGGATATTATCGTGACAAGTGTGTCGGCTTTGGTAATTGCCTTTATGACGGTATTGGTTGTCGGTTATTTGGCGTATCGTTATGGAAGGATATATTGTAATACCGTTTGTCCTGTGGGAACTTTATTGGGTTTTATTTCGAAGTATTCCCTTTTTAAAGTACATATTGATACCTCTAAGTGTAACAGTTGCGGGTTGTGTGCCCGTAAATGTAAGGCTTCCTGCATTGATAGTAAAAAGCATGAAATAGATTATAGCCGTTGTGTAGTTTGTTTTGATTGTATCGATAATTGCCGTCAAGGAGCAATATCTTATACTTTGCGCTATAAAAAGGAATCGCAAAAAAATATCTCATCCGATGAACCGGATATATCGAAGCGTACTTTTGTCGCAACTCTGACCGCTGTTGCATTAACAGCACCGAAGTCAGCGATGAGCCAGAGTGTGGGGGTACTTACAGGGAATAAGCCTTATAAAAAAGAACATCCTTTGTCTCCTCCGGGATCGATCAGTGCAGAGCATTTTAACCAGCATTGTACGGCTTGTCATCTTTGTGTGAGCAAATGTCCTTCTCATGTATTGAAGCCATCACTGTTAGAATACGGAGTCGGAGGAATATTACAACCGGTAATGAACTTTGAAAACGGTTTTTGTAATTATGACTGTACCCTTTGTTCCGAAATCTGTCCGAATAAAGCGATATTGCCATTGACTAAAGAAGAGAAGCATCTTACACAGGTGGGGCATGTGGTATTTATCGAAGAAAATTGTATTGTACACACCGATAATACCAATTGCGGGGCATGTGCCGAACACTGTCCAACTCAGGCTGTTACGATGGTTCCGTATCGGGATGGATTGACAATTCCGAAAATTAATCCGGATATTTGTGTCGGTTGCGGAGGATGTGAGTATGTGTGTCCGGTACGGCCTTTTCGGGCAATTCATATAGAAGGTAATCCTGTTCACTTACAAGCAAAACCGATACAGATAAATAAGGTAGATGAAACGGAAATTGATGATTTCGGGTTTTGA
- a CDS encoding metallophosphoesterase family protein, whose product MPELIKKYITKIIFCTEILLLSGCELIEYHPYDTHIHGDKEINYTQIEKIENSCSSKESIRFILMGDSQRCYDETEDFVDHVNSRNDIDFVIHGGDVSDFGLTREFIWARDIMNKLNVPYVTLIGNHDVLGNGKAVFEEIFGTDNFSFIAGKTKFVCLNTNALEYDYSHPVPDFNFLNSEMTTRQDEYTQTVVVMHAKPYCDQFNNNVAEYFHYTLKNFKNLRFCLHAHEHNTKETDIFEDGTIYYGCPSMDKRSYLLFTLTQNEYGYEEVFF is encoded by the coding sequence ATGCCTGAATTAATAAAAAAATATATCACAAAAATTATTTTCTGTACAGAAATACTACTTCTTTCAGGATGTGAATTGATAGAATACCACCCATACGATACCCATATTCATGGAGACAAGGAAATTAATTATACACAAATCGAAAAAATAGAGAATTCTTGCTCATCAAAAGAATCCATCCGTTTTATTCTTATGGGAGACAGTCAACGTTGCTATGACGAAACCGAAGATTTCGTAGACCATGTAAACAGTCGAAACGACATAGATTTCGTTATACACGGAGGAGATGTTTCGGATTTCGGATTAACAAGAGAATTTATCTGGGCTCGTGATATCATGAACAAGCTGAATGTCCCCTATGTTACTCTTATAGGAAATCACGATGTATTAGGTAACGGGAAAGCAGTCTTTGAAGAGATATTCGGAACTGATAATTTTTCTTTTATAGCGGGCAAAACTAAATTCGTATGCCTAAATACGAATGCTCTCGAATATGATTATTCACATCCTGTACCGGACTTCAATTTTCTAAATTCGGAAATGACAACCCGGCAAGATGAATACACACAAACCGTTGTCGTAATGCACGCCAAACCATATTGTGACCAATTCAACAACAATGTTGCAGAATATTTTCATTATACACTGAAAAATTTCAAAAATCTGAGATTCTGCCTACATGCCCACGAACACAATACAAAAGAAACCGATATTTTCGAAGACGGAACGATTTACTACGGATGCCCCTCCATGGACAAACGCAGTTACTTGCTATTTACCTTAACGCAAAACGAATACGGTTATGAAGAAGTTTTTTTCTAA
- a CDS encoding helix-turn-helix domain-containing protein, protein MKVKDIPVISMEKTVNRNYVDEQISDEFFMSIQGKVPGSAFNYPFRLDGLIMIICRRGSCELVIDLIRHSVKPNDFFFILPGSIIQLGDKSEDLLLYVMGASTDFLSDKSMKTNIQLFLHVKDNPKINLDEEESEMLFSFIEFIRSKLIRTDHIYRREIVQSLFMGFCYEVSAIFRRTLATTSQQLNRNEILFKELMQLIVTHYKTERSVGFYAGKLCLTDKYLTRIIREVSGKTISEWIKTALIFDAKSQLKYTRKTIQEISNDLNFPNPSFFGKFFKQHTGMTPKAYRMS, encoded by the coding sequence ATGAAAGTGAAAGATATTCCGGTTATTTCGATGGAAAAGACTGTAAATCGGAATTATGTGGATGAACAGATTTCCGATGAATTTTTTATGTCCATACAAGGGAAAGTGCCTGGCTCGGCTTTTAATTATCCGTTTCGTTTAGATGGCTTGATTATGATTATATGCCGTAGAGGAAGTTGTGAATTGGTTATAGATCTTATTCGGCATTCGGTAAAACCGAATGACTTTTTCTTTATTTTACCCGGATCTATTATCCAGTTAGGAGATAAAAGCGAAGACCTGTTGTTATATGTTATGGGAGCATCTACCGATTTTTTGTCGGACAAAAGTATGAAAACTAATATTCAGCTTTTTTTGCATGTTAAAGATAATCCGAAAATTAATCTTGATGAAGAAGAATCTGAGATGTTGTTCTCTTTTATAGAGTTTATTCGGAGTAAACTGATAAGAACCGATCATATTTATCGTAGAGAGATCGTGCAATCTTTATTTATGGGCTTTTGTTATGAAGTCAGTGCTATTTTTCGACGTACTTTGGCAACTACTTCCCAACAATTGAATAGGAATGAAATATTGTTTAAGGAGTTAATGCAATTGATCGTGACGCACTATAAAACGGAACGGAGTGTAGGGTTCTATGCCGGGAAATTGTGTCTTACCGATAAATATTTAACGAGGATAATACGAGAGGTAAGCGGAAAGACGATTTCAGAATGGATAAAGACCGCACTTATATTTGATGCCAAATCGCAGTTGAAATATACTCGAAAAACAATACAGGAGATTTCGAATGATCTGAATTTCCCGAATCCCTCTTTTTTCGGGAAATTTTTTAAACAACATACGGGGATGACACCTAAGGCATATCGGATGAGTTGA
- a CDS encoding glycoside hydrolase family 3 protein has translation MKHKTKSLFVVLALVFSGTLFAQKEVYKDMDAPQHERIMDLLSRLTIEEKISLLRATSPGIPRLEIEKYYHGNEALHGIVRPGNFTVFPQAIGLASMWNPDFLYEISTVISDEARARWNELNRGKDQKRLFSDLLTFWSPTVNMARDPRWGRTPETYGEDPFLSGKLGVAFVKGLQGNDPRYLKVVSTPKHFAANNEEHNRFECNPQISERDLREYYLPAFERCIIDGKAQSIMTAYNAINDVPCTLNTWLLKKVLRTDWGFNGYVVSDCGAPSLLVTHHKYVKTSEAAATLALKAGLDLECGDNVYIEPLMNAYKQYMVSEAEIDTAAYRILRARMMLGLFDDPAKNPYNALSPSIVGCEKHKNMALEAARQSLVLLKNENNFLPINPKKIKSIAVVGINAGNCEFGDYSGKPVNVPVSVLDGIRNRVGDDIKIVYAPWKSSSSGYEMITKANFPNGLKAEYYNNKHLQGTPQVRTDENINFEPANQAPDPFLPESPLSIRWSGDLVPSVSGKYTLAFATDDGCRLYIDDKMVIDSWKNRGLTTDSVVVTLEKDKKYRLVAEYFDNAGEASAKLYWRTPDFEKKALLDLYGDAKKAIQECDMTIAVMGINKSIEREGRDRDHIELPKDQELFIEEAYKLNPKMAVVLVAGSSLAVNWMDEHVPAILNAWYPGEQGGTAVAEALFGDYNPAGRLPLTYYRSLDDLPPFDDYAVQKNRTYMYFTGKPLYAFGYGLSYTKFDYRKLSVDQDAENVRLSFTIKNSGKYNGDEVAQVYVQFPEIGVKVPIKQLKGFERVHIAKGKTLPVTITVPKKELRIWNERKGEFFTPSGNYVFMVGASSEDIRLQQVVKL, from the coding sequence ATGAAACATAAAACAAAATCGCTATTTGTTGTTCTCGCTTTAGTTTTTTCGGGAACGCTTTTTGCTCAAAAAGAGGTGTATAAAGACATGGATGCTCCGCAACATGAGCGGATTATGGATTTGTTATCTCGTTTAACGATCGAAGAAAAGATTTCTTTATTGCGGGCGACTTCTCCCGGAATTCCCCGATTGGAAATAGAAAAATATTATCATGGTAATGAAGCGTTGCACGGGATAGTACGTCCCGGTAATTTTACCGTTTTCCCTCAAGCCATAGGATTGGCGAGTATGTGGAATCCCGATTTCCTGTATGAAATTTCTACCGTGATTTCAGATGAGGCGCGTGCCCGTTGGAATGAGTTGAATCGGGGAAAGGATCAGAAACGTCTTTTCAGCGATTTGCTGACATTCTGGTCTCCGACGGTGAATATGGCTCGCGATCCTCGTTGGGGACGCACTCCCGAAACTTACGGGGAAGATCCTTTTCTCTCCGGTAAATTGGGTGTCGCCTTTGTAAAAGGGTTACAGGGTAATGATCCTCGTTATTTAAAAGTTGTTTCTACACCGAAACACTTTGCTGCTAATAATGAAGAGCATAACCGTTTTGAATGCAATCCTCAGATATCCGAACGGGATTTAAGAGAGTATTATCTTCCGGCCTTTGAACGTTGTATTATCGACGGTAAGGCTCAATCGATTATGACTGCATATAATGCCATTAACGATGTTCCCTGTACTTTGAATACTTGGTTATTGAAGAAAGTACTGCGTACCGATTGGGGATTTAACGGTTATGTCGTATCGGATTGCGGAGCTCCGAGTCTGTTGGTTACTCATCATAAGTATGTGAAAACTTCTGAAGCGGCTGCTACATTGGCGTTGAAGGCCGGTCTTGACTTGGAATGCGGAGATAATGTGTATATTGAACCTTTGATGAATGCTTATAAGCAATATATGGTTAGTGAAGCTGAGATAGATACGGCAGCATACCGGATATTGCGTGCCCGCATGATGTTGGGACTGTTTGATGATCCTGCGAAAAATCCTTACAATGCTTTGTCTCCGTCGATTGTAGGGTGTGAGAAACATAAAAATATGGCTCTTGAAGCGGCACGACAGAGTCTCGTATTATTGAAAAATGAAAATAATTTTTTACCGATAAATCCTAAAAAGATAAAATCTATTGCTGTGGTCGGGATTAATGCCGGAAATTGTGAATTCGGAGATTACAGCGGGAAACCGGTAAATGTTCCGGTGTCTGTTTTGGACGGAATCCGAAATCGAGTAGGAGATGATATAAAAATCGTTTATGCTCCTTGGAAATCTTCATCTTCAGGATATGAAATGATCACTAAAGCGAATTTTCCGAACGGATTGAAAGCTGAATATTATAATAATAAACATTTACAGGGAACTCCTCAAGTGCGTACTGATGAAAATATCAATTTCGAGCCGGCTAATCAAGCTCCTGACCCGTTCCTGCCCGAATCTCCGTTATCGATTCGATGGAGTGGTGATTTAGTCCCGTCTGTTTCAGGAAAGTATACTCTTGCTTTTGCGACGGATGACGGATGTCGTTTGTATATAGACGATAAGATGGTGATCGATTCGTGGAAAAATAGAGGGTTGACAACCGATAGCGTAGTCGTGACATTAGAAAAAGACAAAAAGTATCGTTTGGTAGCCGAGTATTTCGATAATGCTGGAGAAGCTTCGGCTAAATTATATTGGCGTACTCCCGATTTTGAGAAAAAGGCTCTTCTCGATCTTTATGGAGATGCTAAAAAGGCTATTCAGGAATGCGATATGACGATTGCCGTCATGGGTATCAATAAATCTATTGAACGGGAAGGTCGTGATCGTGACCATATTGAATTGCCTAAAGATCAGGAACTTTTTATTGAAGAAGCTTATAAGTTGAATCCCAAAATGGCAGTCGTGTTGGTTGCCGGCAGCTCTTTAGCTGTAAATTGGATGGACGAACATGTCCCTGCGATTCTTAATGCATGGTATCCCGGAGAGCAAGGAGGAACAGCCGTTGCCGAAGCTTTGTTCGGGGATTATAATCCTGCCGGACGCTTGCCGCTTACCTATTACCGCTCATTGGACGATCTTCCTCCTTTTGATGATTATGCCGTTCAAAAGAACCGAACATATATGTATTTTACCGGTAAGCCTTTATATGCATTCGGTTACGGATTGAGCTATACAAAGTTTGATTATCGTAAGTTGTCTGTCGATCAAGATGCCGAAAATGTGCGTCTGTCATTTACGATAAAGAATAGCGGAAAGTATAATGGGGATGAAGTCGCTCAGGTTTATGTGCAGTTCCCTGAAATAGGAGTGAAAGTCCCTATAAAACAGTTGAAAGGCTTTGAACGAGTACATATTGCTAAAGGGAAAACTCTTCCGGTTACTATTACCGTACCTAAAAAAGAATTGCGTATATGGAATGAGAGGAAAGGTGAGTTTTTTACTCCGTCAGGAAATTATGTTTTTATGGTAGGAGCTTCTTCTGAAGATATCCGATTGCAGCAAGTTGTAAAACTTTAG
- a CDS encoding DUF362 domain-containing protein — protein sequence MERREFLRTVALAGLASTFKFSDAMDILAQSGKNVKTGAAYDLVAVMGGEPEMMFRKAITEMGGMSKFVKPGNKVVVKPNIGWDKVPELAGNTNPKLVKEIIAQCYKAGAAEVIVFDHTCDDWRKCYKNSGIEDAAKAAKAKVVPANEESYYRAVDLPHGKNLRKTKIHNAILDCDVWINVPILKHHGGANLTISMKNHMGIVWDRGAFHKNDLQQCIADICTFRKPAVLNVVDAYRVLKSNGPRGTSAADVVNPKALFISSDIVAVDTAATKFFNQIRTMPLEDVGHLAKGEALNIGTMNLDGLKVRRLKM from the coding sequence ATGGAGAGACGGGAATTTTTAAGAACAGTCGCTTTGGCCGGTTTGGCTTCTACATTTAAATTTAGTGACGCAATGGATATTCTTGCTCAAAGTGGCAAGAATGTGAAAACCGGTGCTGCTTATGATCTTGTTGCCGTTATGGGAGGAGAACCGGAGATGATGTTTCGGAAAGCAATTACCGAAATGGGAGGGATGAGTAAATTTGTAAAACCCGGGAATAAAGTTGTTGTTAAACCTAATATCGGATGGGATAAAGTTCCGGAACTTGCGGGGAATACAAATCCGAAGCTTGTAAAGGAGATTATTGCTCAATGTTATAAGGCCGGAGCAGCAGAGGTTATCGTTTTTGATCATACTTGTGATGATTGGCGTAAGTGTTACAAAAATAGTGGGATAGAAGATGCTGCAAAAGCTGCGAAAGCAAAGGTCGTTCCGGCAAATGAAGAGTCTTATTACAGGGCAGTCGATCTTCCGCATGGAAAAAATCTACGTAAAACCAAAATTCATAATGCGATTCTCGATTGTGATGTGTGGATAAATGTCCCTATTCTAAAACATCACGGTGGGGCTAACTTAACAATATCTATGAAGAACCATATGGGAATTGTTTGGGACAGAGGTGCTTTTCATAAAAATGATCTGCAGCAGTGTATTGCAGACATTTGTACTTTCAGAAAACCCGCTGTGTTGAATGTCGTAGATGCTTACAGGGTATTGAAGAGTAATGGCCCGCGAGGAACTTCGGCAGCGGATGTCGTGAATCCCAAGGCTCTTTTTATATCATCCGATATTGTTGCTGTAGATACTGCTGCTACCAAATTCTTTAATCAAATACGTACTATGCCCTTGGAAGATGTCGGACACTTAGCCAAAGGAGAAGCTTTGAATATCGGTACGATGAATTTGGACGGTCTGAAAGTCAGACGTTTAAAGATGTAA
- a CDS encoding phospholipase, with the protein MLYIIASIIILGFVSAWLDKRYKRKLKQKIESGEIPKPQSSQTNDSECCGMHEICERESLLAAVSKDIEYYNDEELDVFKGRHSDSYSTAEIAEFGEVLYTLRSEEVAGWVRSLQLREIELPDPLKDEVLLIVGERREKS; encoded by the coding sequence ATGTTATATATAATAGCATCCATCATTATTTTAGGATTCGTTTCCGCATGGTTGGATAAACGTTATAAACGGAAACTAAAACAAAAAATCGAATCGGGAGAAATTCCAAAACCGCAATCTTCGCAAACAAATGATTCCGAATGTTGCGGAATGCACGAAATTTGCGAAAGAGAAAGTTTACTTGCTGCAGTAAGCAAAGATATAGAATATTACAATGACGAAGAACTTGATGTTTTCAAAGGCCGCCATTCCGACAGTTATAGTACTGCCGAAATTGCCGAGTTCGGAGAAGTATTATATACGCTCCGCAGTGAAGAGGTTGCCGGATGGGTCAGAAGTCTCCAACTTCGAGAAATAGAACTGCCCGACCCGTTAAAAGACGAAGTTCTGCTCATTGTAGGAGAGCGGAGAGAAAAATCCTGA
- a CDS encoding metal ABC transporter permease, which produces MSDILQYTFFQNALFAVILIGLAGGIIGTYIVTRRMVFITGGITHASFGGLGLGFFLGISPTLSALFFAVLSALGVEWMSRRNGVREDSAIAAFWAFGMAIGIICIFMTPGYTPELSEFLFGNILTITHADLILFSLYTAGLILVFILFYRHIVYTAFDRDFAATRRLHVRLIEYGMTFLVSVCVVLTIRLVGIMLLMSLLTVPQMISDLFFNRYKQIIYSSIILSILSGITGLVISYYINVPAGACIVFILVIFYGMARMSVWGSRLRKSRY; this is translated from the coding sequence ATGTCGGACATATTACAATATACTTTTTTTCAGAATGCTTTATTCGCAGTCATTCTGATTGGTCTGGCCGGAGGCATTATAGGGACTTATATCGTTACTCGTCGTATGGTATTTATTACGGGAGGTATCACCCACGCCTCCTTCGGAGGGTTGGGGCTCGGATTTTTTCTCGGAATCAGTCCGACCTTATCTGCTTTATTTTTTGCTGTACTATCCGCACTGGGAGTAGAATGGATGTCTCGAAGAAACGGGGTTCGTGAAGACTCCGCAATCGCAGCGTTCTGGGCATTCGGGATGGCTATCGGTATCATCTGCATCTTTATGACACCGGGATATACACCGGAATTAAGCGAATTTCTTTTCGGCAATATTCTGACCATAACCCATGCAGATTTAATTCTGTTTTCACTATATACAGCCGGATTAATTCTCGTATTCATACTATTCTACCGACATATCGTATATACGGCTTTCGACCGGGATTTTGCGGCAACCCGTCGGCTTCACGTACGTCTGATAGAATACGGCATGACATTTTTGGTATCGGTTTGCGTAGTTCTCACAATCCGTTTAGTCGGCATCATGCTGTTAATGTCCCTACTCACTGTGCCGCAAATGATATCCGATCTGTTCTTTAACCGATATAAACAGATCATTTACAGTTCGATCATATTAAGTATCCTGTCAGGAATAACCGGACTCGTAATTTCCTACTATATTAATGTCCCGGCAGGAGCTTGTATCGTATTTATATTAGTAATTTTTTATGGGATGGCGAGAATGTCGGTATGGGGCAGTCGTTTACGAAAATCCCGGTATTGA